From one Comamonas piscis genomic stretch:
- the cpaB gene encoding Flp pilus assembly protein CpaB — MNLTKILAGLLLVLALALGLGALLLGRQSANRPAAPITDASSGATNQAATTYAVVVAAKAITAGQRLVADDLKIAQLPVAVASSFATTDELLGRTTTMALAPDAPLFEQQLISGLALQVEPGQRAVSVGIREAMAAGHHVRPGDFVDVFFTLDGKTDAAEVDSQTRLLLARSRVLAYGAASVENPPLTQTQRQQEEQEAAKTGSSNATRRNTQDAQAARNAATAVLAVPLQDVERLTLAEKYGQLSLALRHPDDSRVPDPALFATLPTALQPVAGKLAKGEQLQDIDRSFAGLRFKDLATGADSKPARRPPTITQAKAPASAAPIAPPRSLEVYQGGSVQTVRY, encoded by the coding sequence ATGAACCTCACCAAGATACTTGCCGGCCTGCTGCTGGTACTGGCCTTGGCCCTGGGGCTGGGCGCATTGTTGCTGGGTCGCCAGTCGGCGAATCGACCCGCTGCACCGATCACGGACGCCAGCAGCGGCGCGACCAACCAAGCTGCGACGACCTACGCCGTTGTGGTGGCCGCCAAAGCCATTACCGCTGGCCAACGACTGGTGGCTGATGATCTCAAGATCGCCCAGTTGCCGGTGGCGGTGGCCTCTAGCTTCGCTACGACTGATGAACTGCTGGGACGCACCACCACGATGGCTCTTGCGCCCGATGCGCCCCTCTTTGAGCAGCAACTGATCAGTGGCCTGGCGCTGCAGGTCGAGCCCGGCCAGCGCGCGGTGTCCGTCGGCATCCGCGAGGCCATGGCCGCAGGCCACCATGTACGCCCCGGCGATTTTGTCGATGTGTTCTTCACCCTGGATGGCAAGACCGACGCGGCCGAGGTCGACAGCCAGACCCGGCTGCTGCTGGCACGCAGCCGTGTGCTGGCCTATGGGGCAGCGAGTGTTGAAAACCCACCGCTCACGCAGACCCAGCGCCAGCAGGAAGAGCAAGAGGCTGCCAAGACCGGCAGTAGCAACGCGACCCGGCGCAATACGCAAGACGCCCAGGCGGCGCGCAATGCCGCCACCGCCGTGCTGGCCGTGCCCTTGCAAGATGTGGAGCGCCTGACCCTGGCCGAGAAATATGGCCAGCTCAGCCTGGCACTGCGCCACCCCGATGACAGCCGCGTGCCCGACCCGGCCTTGTTCGCCACCTTGCCCACCGCGCTGCAGCCGGTGGCGGGCAAGCTGGCCAAGGGCGAGCAGTTGCAGGACATCGACCGCTCCTTTGCCGGCCTGCGCTTCAAGGACCTGGCAACGGGGGCCGACAGCAAACCGGCGCGCCGCCCTCCCACTATCACGCAGGCCAAGGCGCCCGCTTCAGCTGCGCCCATTGCGCCACCACGCTCGCTGGAGGTGTACCAAGGCGGCAGCGTGCAGACCGTACGTTATTGA
- a CDS encoding type II and III secretion system protein family protein has product MRTTALASAAGLPLLVSALAVQAQTVTPAAHSAQPLALVQGQQQLFKPGIAIARIAIGDPAVLDVQVLGELPQTGKPAAGKAASQRPARHAELLLTPKTAGSTTLMVWPSQGEPQTWNVVVSGPRLLLERRLSSMPEHARAAAELAVMAPKGTPLADRSQIDVRSNTVQVDVQVVEFKKSAMRRAGVQLNSGGANDHGFQFGVYTPGSNGSSSGSSSGGSNSGSGSDGGTSAIASAMNLVLGFGRAFSGRGITAQLGFLEGNGLARVLAKPTLVAQSGQTASFLAGGEIPIPVPSGGSNNISIQYKEFGVKLQLTPTILSNERIALKVAPEASDLDYTQGVTINDISVPALRTRRADTFVELADGESFVIGGLVSRSTLSNVNKVPLLGDLPILGTFFKNLNYSQEETELVIIVTPRLVQPLPAGTNLEALLPGAQQERPNAAGVWAPYAVGAPYANSPLPGFSY; this is encoded by the coding sequence ATGAGAACTACCGCACTCGCATCCGCCGCCGGGCTGCCCCTGCTGGTCAGCGCCTTGGCCGTGCAGGCCCAGACTGTGACGCCCGCTGCCCATAGCGCGCAGCCCCTGGCGCTGGTGCAAGGCCAGCAGCAACTGTTCAAACCCGGCATCGCCATTGCACGCATTGCCATTGGCGACCCTGCGGTGCTGGATGTGCAGGTGCTGGGAGAACTGCCCCAGACCGGCAAGCCCGCCGCAGGCAAGGCAGCAAGCCAGCGCCCCGCCCGCCATGCCGAGCTGCTGCTGACCCCCAAGACGGCAGGCAGCACCACCTTGATGGTTTGGCCCAGCCAGGGCGAGCCCCAAACCTGGAATGTGGTTGTCAGCGGACCGCGCCTTTTGCTCGAGCGCCGCCTGTCCTCCATGCCCGAGCATGCCCGTGCTGCGGCAGAACTGGCCGTGATGGCTCCCAAGGGCACCCCGCTGGCGGACCGTTCCCAGATCGATGTGCGCAGCAACACTGTGCAGGTCGATGTACAGGTGGTGGAGTTCAAAAAATCAGCGATGCGGCGTGCCGGCGTGCAGCTCAACAGCGGCGGCGCCAATGACCATGGCTTCCAGTTCGGGGTCTATACCCCAGGCAGCAATGGCAGCAGCAGTGGCTCATCCAGCGGTGGCAGCAACAGCGGCAGCGGCAGCGACGGAGGCACCTCCGCCATTGCCAGCGCGATGAACCTGGTGCTCGGCTTTGGGCGGGCCTTCAGTGGTCGGGGCATCACCGCGCAGCTGGGTTTTCTGGAGGGCAATGGCCTGGCGCGTGTGCTGGCCAAGCCCACCCTGGTGGCCCAAAGCGGCCAGACTGCGAGCTTCCTGGCCGGCGGAGAAATTCCCATCCCCGTGCCCAGTGGCGGCAGCAACAATATTTCCATCCAGTACAAGGAGTTTGGCGTCAAGCTGCAGCTGACTCCCACCATCCTGTCCAACGAGCGCATCGCGCTCAAGGTGGCGCCCGAGGCCAGCGACCTGGACTACACCCAGGGCGTGACCATCAACGACATTTCGGTGCCGGCGTTGCGCACTCGCCGTGCCGACACCTTTGTCGAGCTGGCCGATGGCGAGAGCTTTGTCATTGGCGGGCTGGTTAGCCGCTCGACCCTGTCCAACGTCAACAAGGTGCCGCTGCTGGGCGACCTTCCCATTCTGGGCACCTTCTTCAAGAACCTCAACTACTCGCAGGAAGAGACCGAGCTGGTGATCATCGTCACCCCCCGCCTGGTGCAGCCGCTGCCAGCGGGCACTAACCTGGAGGCACTGCTGCCCGGCGCCCAGCAAGAGCGGCCCAACGCTGCTGGCGTCTGGGCACCGTATGCCGTGGGCGCGCCCTATGCCAACTCGCCCCTGCCCGGCTTTTCGTACTGA
- a CDS encoding A24 family peptidase produces the protein MATSIFTWILLLWLAAIAVMDLRSRKVRNWMVLLGLAAGLAALFGGVQPFDLLAWQGLAGMAVAFAALLPLYAIRWMGAGDVKFAAVAGLWFGLSAHLLVIWLAASVLAGLHGVAVLAWRNLVISPQGAFLQAKLPLRWAPLLQPATASGTDAAAPSRSSGPARSIPYAGYMALVAIVLLLRNADPVSG, from the coding sequence GTGGCTACCTCAATTTTCACCTGGATCCTGCTGCTATGGCTAGCTGCCATAGCAGTCATGGACCTGCGCAGCCGCAAGGTGCGCAACTGGATGGTGCTGCTGGGCCTGGCGGCCGGCCTGGCAGCACTGTTCGGAGGTGTTCAACCGTTCGATCTGCTGGCCTGGCAAGGCCTGGCGGGGATGGCGGTGGCCTTTGCCGCTTTGCTGCCGCTCTATGCCATCCGTTGGATGGGCGCCGGCGATGTCAAGTTTGCAGCGGTGGCGGGGCTTTGGTTTGGCCTGTCGGCCCATCTGCTGGTGATCTGGCTAGCTGCCAGCGTGCTGGCCGGTCTGCATGGCGTGGCGGTGCTCGCATGGCGCAATCTGGTAATCAGTCCCCAAGGGGCATTCCTTCAAGCCAAGCTGCCCTTGCGTTGGGCACCACTGCTGCAGCCTGCAACTGCAAGTGGCACCGATGCCGCTGCACCCAGTCGCTCATCGGGACCTGCACGCAGCATCCCCTATGCAGGCTATATGGCCCTGGTCGCCATCGTGCTGCTGCTGCGCAACGCAGACCCTGTCAGCGGATAA
- a CDS encoding Flp family type IVb pilin, with amino-acid sequence MTNIIKNFWNDEEGATAIEYGLIAGLIAVAIIGVLTLMGTNLTALFTTISNALSEAATSGSGGGGGSN; translated from the coding sequence ATGACCAACATCATCAAGAACTTCTGGAACGATGAAGAAGGCGCGACCGCCATTGAGTATGGGTTGATTGCGGGGCTGATTGCCGTGGCAATTATTGGAGTGCTGACCCTTATGGGCACAAATTTGACTGCACTGTTCACCACCATCAGCAATGCGCTTAGCGAAGCCGCCACTTCAGGCAGCGGCGGAGGTGGTGGCAGTAATTGA